The following proteins are co-located in the Carassius auratus strain Wakin chromosome 7, ASM336829v1, whole genome shotgun sequence genome:
- the LOC113106383 gene encoding equilibrative nucleoside transporter 2-like isoform X2 — translation MSQREDAPADRGFLVGIIFFILGLGTLLPWNFFMTASMYFNNRLNVSERSNETETTRKEYYFNNWMTLLSQLPLLLFTLLNSFLYQWISEKMRIAGSLVFILILFILTAVLVKIPMEEDRFFSVTMATIWFINSFSAVLQGSLFGLVGLLPQRYSAVFMSGQGLAGTFAALAMIFAITSEADSESAALGYFITPCVGTLVTLFSYMLLPKLEFAIFYLDSKRKSYELETSSHLLPTDAAEDRVKSSGPSNGSVVNGDQKSSILQVFKQIWVMAFCVTFVFTVTLSVFPAVTVDVKTVYGGKWERYFIPVLCFLFFNLMDFIGRSVTLVSKWPSKDSRLFPLLVVCRVVFVPLLMMCNVQERHIMPVLFSNDVMFAAIMVFFSVSSGYFVCLSMTYAPQLVEPKDGETAGALMAFFLALGLSLGAALSFPLRFLV, via the exons CGGTTTCCTGGTGGGGATCATATTCTTCATCCTTGGCCTGGGAACGCTGTTGCCATGGAACTTCTTCATGACGGCATCTATG TATTTCAACAACAGACTCAACGTGTCTGAACGGAGTAATGAAACAGAAACCACCAGGAAGGAGTATTATTTCAATAACTGGATGACTCTGCTGTCCCAGCTGCCTTTGCTGCTCTTCACTCTGCTCAACTCTTTTCTCTATCAGtg GATCTCTGAGAAGATGAGGATAGCAGGCAGTCtggtcttcatcctcatcctcttcaTCCTCACAGCTGTGCTGGTGAAGATCCCAATGGAGGAGGACCGCTTCTTCTCCGTCACCATGGCCACCATCTGGTTCATCAACT cgTTCAGCGCTGTGTTACAGGGAAGTCTGTTTGGTTTGGTGGGTTTGTTGCCGCAGAGGTACAGCGCTGTCTTTATGAGCGGACAGGGGCTCGCTGGGACATTCGCTGCTCTTGCAATGATCTTCGCCATCACAA gtGAAGCTGATAGTGAGTCTGCAGCTCTGGGTTATTTCATCACTCCGTGTGTCGGGACCCTCGTCACGCTCTTCAGTTACATGCTGCTGCCAAAACTg gagTTTGCTATATTTTACCTGGACAGCAAACGCAAGAGTTACGAGCTTGAGACGTCCAGCCATCTGCTCCCTACAG ATGCTGCTGAAGACCGTGTGAAGAGCAGCGGTCCGTCTAATGGCTCGGTGGTGAACGGGGATCAGAAGAGCTCCATCCTGCAGGTCTTTAAACAG ATCTGGGTTATGGCGTTTTGTGTGACGTTTGTGTTCACGGTTACTCTGTCAGTTTTCCCTGCGGTTACGGTGGATGTGAAAACTGTGTACGGAGGGAAATGGG aACGATACTTCATTCCTGTTCTGTGTTTTCTCTTCTTTAATTTGATGGACTTTATTGGCAGATCGGTCACGTTAGTTTCTAAGTGG CCGTCTAAAGACAGTCGTTTGTTCCCGCTGCTGGTGGTCTGTCGAGTGGTCTTCGTCCCGCTGCTCATGATGTGTAACGTACAGGAGAGACACATCATGCCTGTGCTCTTCTCAAACGACGTCATGTTCGCTGCCATCATGGTGTTTTTCTCTGTGTCCAGCGGATACTTTGTGTGTCTGTCCATGACCTACGCACCACA ACTCGTGGAGCCTAAAGATGGCGAGACGGCCGGTGCGTTGATGGCGTTTTTTCTGGCTCTTGGTCTGTCTCTGGGAGCTGCGTTGTCGTTCCCTCTGCGTTTTCTGGTCTGA
- the LOC113106383 gene encoding equilibrative nucleoside transporter 2-like isoform X1, with translation MKAPAVQNEPERRRPCRPRFPGGDHILHPWPGNAVAMELLHDGIYGNGVWKTFQICKLSSALVRQYFNNRLNVSERSNETETTRKEYYFNNWMTLLSQLPLLLFTLLNSFLYQWISEKMRIAGSLVFILILFILTAVLVKIPMEEDRFFSVTMATIWFINSFSAVLQGSLFGLVGLLPQRYSAVFMSGQGLAGTFAALAMIFAITSEADSESAALGYFITPCVGTLVTLFSYMLLPKLEFAIFYLDSKRKSYELETSSHLLPTDAAEDRVKSSGPSNGSVVNGDQKSSILQVFKQIWVMAFCVTFVFTVTLSVFPAVTVDVKTVYGGKWERYFIPVLCFLFFNLMDFIGRSVTLVSKWPSKDSRLFPLLVVCRVVFVPLLMMCNVQERHIMPVLFSNDVMFAAIMVFFSVSSGYFVCLSMTYAPQLVEPKDGETAGALMAFFLALGLSLGAALSFPLRFLV, from the exons CGGTTTCCTGGTGGGGATCATATTCTTCATCCTTGGCCTGGGAACGCTGTTGCCATGGAACTTCTTCATGACGGCATCTATGGTAACGGAGTTTGGAAAACATTCCAAATATGCAAATTAAGCAGTGCGCTGGTCAGACAG TATTTCAACAACAGACTCAACGTGTCTGAACGGAGTAATGAAACAGAAACCACCAGGAAGGAGTATTATTTCAATAACTGGATGACTCTGCTGTCCCAGCTGCCTTTGCTGCTCTTCACTCTGCTCAACTCTTTTCTCTATCAGtg GATCTCTGAGAAGATGAGGATAGCAGGCAGTCtggtcttcatcctcatcctcttcaTCCTCACAGCTGTGCTGGTGAAGATCCCAATGGAGGAGGACCGCTTCTTCTCCGTCACCATGGCCACCATCTGGTTCATCAACT cgTTCAGCGCTGTGTTACAGGGAAGTCTGTTTGGTTTGGTGGGTTTGTTGCCGCAGAGGTACAGCGCTGTCTTTATGAGCGGACAGGGGCTCGCTGGGACATTCGCTGCTCTTGCAATGATCTTCGCCATCACAA gtGAAGCTGATAGTGAGTCTGCAGCTCTGGGTTATTTCATCACTCCGTGTGTCGGGACCCTCGTCACGCTCTTCAGTTACATGCTGCTGCCAAAACTg gagTTTGCTATATTTTACCTGGACAGCAAACGCAAGAGTTACGAGCTTGAGACGTCCAGCCATCTGCTCCCTACAG ATGCTGCTGAAGACCGTGTGAAGAGCAGCGGTCCGTCTAATGGCTCGGTGGTGAACGGGGATCAGAAGAGCTCCATCCTGCAGGTCTTTAAACAG ATCTGGGTTATGGCGTTTTGTGTGACGTTTGTGTTCACGGTTACTCTGTCAGTTTTCCCTGCGGTTACGGTGGATGTGAAAACTGTGTACGGAGGGAAATGGG aACGATACTTCATTCCTGTTCTGTGTTTTCTCTTCTTTAATTTGATGGACTTTATTGGCAGATCGGTCACGTTAGTTTCTAAGTGG CCGTCTAAAGACAGTCGTTTGTTCCCGCTGCTGGTGGTCTGTCGAGTGGTCTTCGTCCCGCTGCTCATGATGTGTAACGTACAGGAGAGACACATCATGCCTGTGCTCTTCTCAAACGACGTCATGTTCGCTGCCATCATGGTGTTTTTCTCTGTGTCCAGCGGATACTTTGTGTGTCTGTCCATGACCTACGCACCACA ACTCGTGGAGCCTAAAGATGGCGAGACGGCCGGTGCGTTGATGGCGTTTTTTCTGGCTCTTGGTCTGTCTCTGGGAGCTGCGTTGTCGTTCCCTCTGCGTTTTCTGGTCTGA
- the LOC113106383 gene encoding equilibrative nucleoside transporter 2-like isoform X3, translated as MELLHDGIYGNGVWKTFQICKLSSALVRQYFNNRLNVSERSNETETTRKEYYFNNWMTLLSQLPLLLFTLLNSFLYQWISEKMRIAGSLVFILILFILTAVLVKIPMEEDRFFSVTMATIWFINSFSAVLQGSLFGLVGLLPQRYSAVFMSGQGLAGTFAALAMIFAITSEADSESAALGYFITPCVGTLVTLFSYMLLPKLEFAIFYLDSKRKSYELETSSHLLPTDAAEDRVKSSGPSNGSVVNGDQKSSILQVFKQIWVMAFCVTFVFTVTLSVFPAVTVDVKTVYGGKWERYFIPVLCFLFFNLMDFIGRSVTLVSKWPSKDSRLFPLLVVCRVVFVPLLMMCNVQERHIMPVLFSNDVMFAAIMVFFSVSSGYFVCLSMTYAPQLVEPKDGETAGALMAFFLALGLSLGAALSFPLRFLV; from the exons ATGGAACTTCTTCATGACGGCATCTATGGTAACGGAGTTTGGAAAACATTCCAAATATGCAAATTAAGCAGTGCGCTGGTCAGACAG TATTTCAACAACAGACTCAACGTGTCTGAACGGAGTAATGAAACAGAAACCACCAGGAAGGAGTATTATTTCAATAACTGGATGACTCTGCTGTCCCAGCTGCCTTTGCTGCTCTTCACTCTGCTCAACTCTTTTCTCTATCAGtg GATCTCTGAGAAGATGAGGATAGCAGGCAGTCtggtcttcatcctcatcctcttcaTCCTCACAGCTGTGCTGGTGAAGATCCCAATGGAGGAGGACCGCTTCTTCTCCGTCACCATGGCCACCATCTGGTTCATCAACT cgTTCAGCGCTGTGTTACAGGGAAGTCTGTTTGGTTTGGTGGGTTTGTTGCCGCAGAGGTACAGCGCTGTCTTTATGAGCGGACAGGGGCTCGCTGGGACATTCGCTGCTCTTGCAATGATCTTCGCCATCACAA gtGAAGCTGATAGTGAGTCTGCAGCTCTGGGTTATTTCATCACTCCGTGTGTCGGGACCCTCGTCACGCTCTTCAGTTACATGCTGCTGCCAAAACTg gagTTTGCTATATTTTACCTGGACAGCAAACGCAAGAGTTACGAGCTTGAGACGTCCAGCCATCTGCTCCCTACAG ATGCTGCTGAAGACCGTGTGAAGAGCAGCGGTCCGTCTAATGGCTCGGTGGTGAACGGGGATCAGAAGAGCTCCATCCTGCAGGTCTTTAAACAG ATCTGGGTTATGGCGTTTTGTGTGACGTTTGTGTTCACGGTTACTCTGTCAGTTTTCCCTGCGGTTACGGTGGATGTGAAAACTGTGTACGGAGGGAAATGGG aACGATACTTCATTCCTGTTCTGTGTTTTCTCTTCTTTAATTTGATGGACTTTATTGGCAGATCGGTCACGTTAGTTTCTAAGTGG CCGTCTAAAGACAGTCGTTTGTTCCCGCTGCTGGTGGTCTGTCGAGTGGTCTTCGTCCCGCTGCTCATGATGTGTAACGTACAGGAGAGACACATCATGCCTGTGCTCTTCTCAAACGACGTCATGTTCGCTGCCATCATGGTGTTTTTCTCTGTGTCCAGCGGATACTTTGTGTGTCTGTCCATGACCTACGCACCACA ACTCGTGGAGCCTAAAGATGGCGAGACGGCCGGTGCGTTGATGGCGTTTTTTCTGGCTCTTGGTCTGTCTCTGGGAGCTGCGTTGTCGTTCCCTCTGCGTTTTCTGGTCTGA